In a single window of the Oryctolagus cuniculus chromosome 2, mOryCun1.1, whole genome shotgun sequence genome:
- the AUP1 gene encoding lipid droplet-regulating VLDL assembly factor AUP1 isoform X1 — protein MEPPPAPGPERLFDSHRLPGDGFLLLALLLYAPVGFCLLVLRLFLGIHVFLVSCALPDSVLRRFVVRTMCAVLGLVARQEDSGLRDHRVRVLISNHVTPFDHNIVNLLTTCSTVSGGQSPAGQFLGTQLKARLSPSGFPWAIQNLSPNPAPLPSHQFPSFPSMGFFLLCLLRGPQPLLNSPPSFVCWSRGFMEMDGQGELVESLKRFCASTRLPPTPLLLFPEEEATNGREGLLRFSSWPFSIQDVVQPLTLQVQRPLVSVTVSDASWVSELLWSLFVPFTVYQVRWLHPVHRHLGEGSEEFALRVQQLVAKELGQIGTRLTPADKAEHMKRQRHPRLRPQSAQSFSPSPGPSADVQLATLAQRVKEVLPHVPLGVIQRDLARTGCVDLTITNLLEGAVAFMPEDITEGTQSLSTAPTPKFPSSGSATPQPTTLTFAKSSWARQESLQERKQALYEYARRRFKERQAQEAD, from the exons ATGGAGCCTCCCCCGGCACCGGGGCCGGAGCGGCTCTTTGATTCGCACCG GCTCCCAGGTGACGGCTTCCTGCTCCTCGCGCTGCTGCTTTACGCGCCCGTCGGGTTCTGCCTCCTCGTCCTGCGCCTCTTTCTCGGGATCCACGTCTTCCTGGTCAGCTGCGCGCTGCCAGACAGCGTCCTTCGCAG GTTCGTGGTGCGGACCATGTGTGCGGTTCTGGGACTCGTGGCCCGCCAGGAGGACTCTGGACTCCGGGATCACCGCGTCAGGGTCCTCATTTCCAATCACGTGACACCTTTCGACCACAACATCGTCAACCTGCTCACCACCTGTAGCACCGTGAGTGGGGGCCAAAGCCCCGCAGGGCAGTTCCTGGGGACCCAGCTCAAGGCTCGCCTATCCCCGTCGGGTTTCCCTTGGGCGATACAGAACCTTTCCCCTAATCCCGCTCCTTTACCCTCACATCAGTTTCCCTCATTTCCCTCCATGGGTTTCTTCTTGCTTTGTCTCCTCCGCGGTCCCCAGCCTCTACTCAACAGTCCCCCCAGCTTTGTGTGCTGGTCTCGGGGCTTCATGGAGATGGACGGGCAGGGGGAGCTGGTGGAGTCCCTCAAGAGATTCTGTGCTTCCACGAGGCttcctcccacccctctgctgctgtTCCCCGAGGAAGAGGCCACCAATGGCCGGGAGGGGCTTCTGCGCTTCAG CTCCTGGCCATTTTCCATCCAGGATGTGGTACAACCTCTTACCCTGCAAGTTCAGAGACCCCTGGTCTCTGTG ACGGTGTCAGATGCCTCCTGGGTCTCAGAACTGCTGTGGTCACTTTTCGTCCCTTTCACGGTGTATCAAGTAAG GTGGCTTCATCCTGTTCATCGCCACCTGGGAGAAGGAAGTGAGGAGTTTGCACTCCGTGTGCAACAG CTGGTGGCCAAGGAATTAGGCCAGATAGGGACACGGCTTACCCCAGCAGACAAAGCAGAACACATGAAGCGACAAAGACACCCCAGACTGCGCCCTCAGTCAG ccCAGTCTTTCTCTCCTTCGCCTGGCCCTTCTGCTGATGTGCAACTGGCAACTCTGGCTCAGAGAGTCAAGGAAGTTTTACCCCATGTGCCACTGGGCGTCATCCAGAGAGACCTGG ccaGAACTGGCTGTGTAGACCTGACCATTACTAATCTGCTTGAGGGGGCTGTGGCTTTCATGCCTGAAGACATCACCGAGGGAACCCAGTCCCTTTCAACAGCTCCTACCCCCAAG ttccccagctctggctcgGCGACACCTCAGCCCACAACCCTAACATTTGCCAAGTCTTCCTGGGCCCGGCAGGAGAGCCTGCAGGAACGCAAGCAGGCACTATATGAATATGCAAGAAG GAGATTCAAAGAGAGACAGGCCCAGGAGGCTGACTGA
- the AUP1 gene encoding lipid droplet-regulating VLDL assembly factor AUP1 isoform X4: MEPPPAPGPERLFDSHRLPGDGFLLLALLLYAPVGFCLLVLRLFLGIHVFLVSCALPDSVLRRFVVRTMCAVLGLVARQEDSGLRDHRVRVLISNHVTPFDHNIVNLLTTCSTPLLNSPPSFVCWSRGFMEMDGQGELVESLKRFCASTRLPPTPLLLFPEEEATNGREGLLRFSSWPFSIQDVVQPLTLQVQRPLVSVTVSDASWVSELLWSLFVPFTVYQVRWLHPVHRHLGEGSEEFALRVQQLVAKELGQIGTRLTPADKAEHMKRQRHPRLRPQSAQSFSPSPGPSADVQLATLAQRVKEVLPHVPLGVIQRDLGMGKARTGCVDLTITNLLEGAVAFMPEDITEGTQSLSTAPTPKFPSSGSATPQPTTLTFAKSSWARQESLQERKQALYEYARRRFKERQAQEAD; encoded by the exons ATGGAGCCTCCCCCGGCACCGGGGCCGGAGCGGCTCTTTGATTCGCACCG GCTCCCAGGTGACGGCTTCCTGCTCCTCGCGCTGCTGCTTTACGCGCCCGTCGGGTTCTGCCTCCTCGTCCTGCGCCTCTTTCTCGGGATCCACGTCTTCCTGGTCAGCTGCGCGCTGCCAGACAGCGTCCTTCGCAG GTTCGTGGTGCGGACCATGTGTGCGGTTCTGGGACTCGTGGCCCGCCAGGAGGACTCTGGACTCCGGGATCACCGCGTCAGGGTCCTCATTTCCAATCACGTGACACCTTTCGACCACAACATCGTCAACCTGCTCACCACCTGTAGCACC CCTCTACTCAACAGTCCCCCCAGCTTTGTGTGCTGGTCTCGGGGCTTCATGGAGATGGACGGGCAGGGGGAGCTGGTGGAGTCCCTCAAGAGATTCTGTGCTTCCACGAGGCttcctcccacccctctgctgctgtTCCCCGAGGAAGAGGCCACCAATGGCCGGGAGGGGCTTCTGCGCTTCAG CTCCTGGCCATTTTCCATCCAGGATGTGGTACAACCTCTTACCCTGCAAGTTCAGAGACCCCTGGTCTCTGTG ACGGTGTCAGATGCCTCCTGGGTCTCAGAACTGCTGTGGTCACTTTTCGTCCCTTTCACGGTGTATCAAGTAAG GTGGCTTCATCCTGTTCATCGCCACCTGGGAGAAGGAAGTGAGGAGTTTGCACTCCGTGTGCAACAG CTGGTGGCCAAGGAATTAGGCCAGATAGGGACACGGCTTACCCCAGCAGACAAAGCAGAACACATGAAGCGACAAAGACACCCCAGACTGCGCCCTCAGTCAG ccCAGTCTTTCTCTCCTTCGCCTGGCCCTTCTGCTGATGTGCAACTGGCAACTCTGGCTCAGAGAGTCAAGGAAGTTTTACCCCATGTGCCACTGGGCGTCATCCAGAGAGACCTGGGTATGGGAAAGG ccaGAACTGGCTGTGTAGACCTGACCATTACTAATCTGCTTGAGGGGGCTGTGGCTTTCATGCCTGAAGACATCACCGAGGGAACCCAGTCCCTTTCAACAGCTCCTACCCCCAAG ttccccagctctggctcgGCGACACCTCAGCCCACAACCCTAACATTTGCCAAGTCTTCCTGGGCCCGGCAGGAGAGCCTGCAGGAACGCAAGCAGGCACTATATGAATATGCAAGAAG GAGATTCAAAGAGAGACAGGCCCAGGAGGCTGACTGA
- the AUP1 gene encoding lipid droplet-regulating VLDL assembly factor AUP1 isoform X5: protein MEPPPAPGPERLFDSHRLPGDGFLLLALLLYAPVGFCLLVLRLFLGIHVFLVSCALPDSVLRRFVVRTMCAVLGLVARQEDSGLRDHRVRVLISNHVTPFDHNIVNLLTTCSTPLLNSPPSFVCWSRGFMEMDGQGELVESLKRFCASTRLPPTPLLLFPEEEATNGREGLLRFSSWPFSIQDVVQPLTLQVQRPLVSVTVSDASWVSELLWSLFVPFTVYQVRWLHPVHRHLGEGSEEFALRVQQLVAKELGQIGTRLTPADKAEHMKRQRHPRLRPQSAQSFSPSPGPSADVQLATLAQRVKEVLPHVPLGVIQRDLARTGCVDLTITNLLEGAVAFMPEDITEGTQSLSTAPTPKFPSSGSATPQPTTLTFAKSSWARQESLQERKQALYEYARRRFKERQAQEAD from the exons ATGGAGCCTCCCCCGGCACCGGGGCCGGAGCGGCTCTTTGATTCGCACCG GCTCCCAGGTGACGGCTTCCTGCTCCTCGCGCTGCTGCTTTACGCGCCCGTCGGGTTCTGCCTCCTCGTCCTGCGCCTCTTTCTCGGGATCCACGTCTTCCTGGTCAGCTGCGCGCTGCCAGACAGCGTCCTTCGCAG GTTCGTGGTGCGGACCATGTGTGCGGTTCTGGGACTCGTGGCCCGCCAGGAGGACTCTGGACTCCGGGATCACCGCGTCAGGGTCCTCATTTCCAATCACGTGACACCTTTCGACCACAACATCGTCAACCTGCTCACCACCTGTAGCACC CCTCTACTCAACAGTCCCCCCAGCTTTGTGTGCTGGTCTCGGGGCTTCATGGAGATGGACGGGCAGGGGGAGCTGGTGGAGTCCCTCAAGAGATTCTGTGCTTCCACGAGGCttcctcccacccctctgctgctgtTCCCCGAGGAAGAGGCCACCAATGGCCGGGAGGGGCTTCTGCGCTTCAG CTCCTGGCCATTTTCCATCCAGGATGTGGTACAACCTCTTACCCTGCAAGTTCAGAGACCCCTGGTCTCTGTG ACGGTGTCAGATGCCTCCTGGGTCTCAGAACTGCTGTGGTCACTTTTCGTCCCTTTCACGGTGTATCAAGTAAG GTGGCTTCATCCTGTTCATCGCCACCTGGGAGAAGGAAGTGAGGAGTTTGCACTCCGTGTGCAACAG CTGGTGGCCAAGGAATTAGGCCAGATAGGGACACGGCTTACCCCAGCAGACAAAGCAGAACACATGAAGCGACAAAGACACCCCAGACTGCGCCCTCAGTCAG ccCAGTCTTTCTCTCCTTCGCCTGGCCCTTCTGCTGATGTGCAACTGGCAACTCTGGCTCAGAGAGTCAAGGAAGTTTTACCCCATGTGCCACTGGGCGTCATCCAGAGAGACCTGG ccaGAACTGGCTGTGTAGACCTGACCATTACTAATCTGCTTGAGGGGGCTGTGGCTTTCATGCCTGAAGACATCACCGAGGGAACCCAGTCCCTTTCAACAGCTCCTACCCCCAAG ttccccagctctggctcgGCGACACCTCAGCCCACAACCCTAACATTTGCCAAGTCTTCCTGGGCCCGGCAGGAGAGCCTGCAGGAACGCAAGCAGGCACTATATGAATATGCAAGAAG GAGATTCAAAGAGAGACAGGCCCAGGAGGCTGACTGA
- the AUP1 gene encoding lipid droplet-regulating VLDL assembly factor AUP1 isoform X3 encodes MEPPPAPGPERLFDSHRLPGDGFLLLALLLYAPVGFCLLVLRLFLGIHVFLVSCALPDSVLRRFVVRTMCAVLGLVARQEDSGLRDHRVRVLISNHVTPFDHNIVNLLTTCSTFPSFPSMGFFLLCLLRGPQPLLNSPPSFVCWSRGFMEMDGQGELVESLKRFCASTRLPPTPLLLFPEEEATNGREGLLRFSSWPFSIQDVVQPLTLQVQRPLVSVTVSDASWVSELLWSLFVPFTVYQVRWLHPVHRHLGEGSEEFALRVQQLVAKELGQIGTRLTPADKAEHMKRQRHPRLRPQSAQSFSPSPGPSADVQLATLAQRVKEVLPHVPLGVIQRDLARTGCVDLTITNLLEGAVAFMPEDITEGTQSLSTAPTPKFPSSGSATPQPTTLTFAKSSWARQESLQERKQALYEYARRRFKERQAQEAD; translated from the exons ATGGAGCCTCCCCCGGCACCGGGGCCGGAGCGGCTCTTTGATTCGCACCG GCTCCCAGGTGACGGCTTCCTGCTCCTCGCGCTGCTGCTTTACGCGCCCGTCGGGTTCTGCCTCCTCGTCCTGCGCCTCTTTCTCGGGATCCACGTCTTCCTGGTCAGCTGCGCGCTGCCAGACAGCGTCCTTCGCAG GTTCGTGGTGCGGACCATGTGTGCGGTTCTGGGACTCGTGGCCCGCCAGGAGGACTCTGGACTCCGGGATCACCGCGTCAGGGTCCTCATTTCCAATCACGTGACACCTTTCGACCACAACATCGTCAACCTGCTCACCACCTGTAGCACC TTTCCCTCATTTCCCTCCATGGGTTTCTTCTTGCTTTGTCTCCTCCGCGGTCCCCAGCCTCTACTCAACAGTCCCCCCAGCTTTGTGTGCTGGTCTCGGGGCTTCATGGAGATGGACGGGCAGGGGGAGCTGGTGGAGTCCCTCAAGAGATTCTGTGCTTCCACGAGGCttcctcccacccctctgctgctgtTCCCCGAGGAAGAGGCCACCAATGGCCGGGAGGGGCTTCTGCGCTTCAG CTCCTGGCCATTTTCCATCCAGGATGTGGTACAACCTCTTACCCTGCAAGTTCAGAGACCCCTGGTCTCTGTG ACGGTGTCAGATGCCTCCTGGGTCTCAGAACTGCTGTGGTCACTTTTCGTCCCTTTCACGGTGTATCAAGTAAG GTGGCTTCATCCTGTTCATCGCCACCTGGGAGAAGGAAGTGAGGAGTTTGCACTCCGTGTGCAACAG CTGGTGGCCAAGGAATTAGGCCAGATAGGGACACGGCTTACCCCAGCAGACAAAGCAGAACACATGAAGCGACAAAGACACCCCAGACTGCGCCCTCAGTCAG ccCAGTCTTTCTCTCCTTCGCCTGGCCCTTCTGCTGATGTGCAACTGGCAACTCTGGCTCAGAGAGTCAAGGAAGTTTTACCCCATGTGCCACTGGGCGTCATCCAGAGAGACCTGG ccaGAACTGGCTGTGTAGACCTGACCATTACTAATCTGCTTGAGGGGGCTGTGGCTTTCATGCCTGAAGACATCACCGAGGGAACCCAGTCCCTTTCAACAGCTCCTACCCCCAAG ttccccagctctggctcgGCGACACCTCAGCCCACAACCCTAACATTTGCCAAGTCTTCCTGGGCCCGGCAGGAGAGCCTGCAGGAACGCAAGCAGGCACTATATGAATATGCAAGAAG GAGATTCAAAGAGAGACAGGCCCAGGAGGCTGACTGA
- the AUP1 gene encoding lipid droplet-regulating VLDL assembly factor AUP1 isoform X2, translated as MEPPPAPGPERLFDSHRLPGDGFLLLALLLYAPVGFCLLVLRLFLGIHVFLVSCALPDSVLRRFVVRTMCAVLGLVARQEDSGLRDHRVRVLISNHVTPFDHNIVNLLTTCSTFPSFPSMGFFLLCLLRGPQPLLNSPPSFVCWSRGFMEMDGQGELVESLKRFCASTRLPPTPLLLFPEEEATNGREGLLRFSSWPFSIQDVVQPLTLQVQRPLVSVTVSDASWVSELLWSLFVPFTVYQVRWLHPVHRHLGEGSEEFALRVQQLVAKELGQIGTRLTPADKAEHMKRQRHPRLRPQSAQSFSPSPGPSADVQLATLAQRVKEVLPHVPLGVIQRDLGMGKARTGCVDLTITNLLEGAVAFMPEDITEGTQSLSTAPTPKFPSSGSATPQPTTLTFAKSSWARQESLQERKQALYEYARRRFKERQAQEAD; from the exons ATGGAGCCTCCCCCGGCACCGGGGCCGGAGCGGCTCTTTGATTCGCACCG GCTCCCAGGTGACGGCTTCCTGCTCCTCGCGCTGCTGCTTTACGCGCCCGTCGGGTTCTGCCTCCTCGTCCTGCGCCTCTTTCTCGGGATCCACGTCTTCCTGGTCAGCTGCGCGCTGCCAGACAGCGTCCTTCGCAG GTTCGTGGTGCGGACCATGTGTGCGGTTCTGGGACTCGTGGCCCGCCAGGAGGACTCTGGACTCCGGGATCACCGCGTCAGGGTCCTCATTTCCAATCACGTGACACCTTTCGACCACAACATCGTCAACCTGCTCACCACCTGTAGCACC TTTCCCTCATTTCCCTCCATGGGTTTCTTCTTGCTTTGTCTCCTCCGCGGTCCCCAGCCTCTACTCAACAGTCCCCCCAGCTTTGTGTGCTGGTCTCGGGGCTTCATGGAGATGGACGGGCAGGGGGAGCTGGTGGAGTCCCTCAAGAGATTCTGTGCTTCCACGAGGCttcctcccacccctctgctgctgtTCCCCGAGGAAGAGGCCACCAATGGCCGGGAGGGGCTTCTGCGCTTCAG CTCCTGGCCATTTTCCATCCAGGATGTGGTACAACCTCTTACCCTGCAAGTTCAGAGACCCCTGGTCTCTGTG ACGGTGTCAGATGCCTCCTGGGTCTCAGAACTGCTGTGGTCACTTTTCGTCCCTTTCACGGTGTATCAAGTAAG GTGGCTTCATCCTGTTCATCGCCACCTGGGAGAAGGAAGTGAGGAGTTTGCACTCCGTGTGCAACAG CTGGTGGCCAAGGAATTAGGCCAGATAGGGACACGGCTTACCCCAGCAGACAAAGCAGAACACATGAAGCGACAAAGACACCCCAGACTGCGCCCTCAGTCAG ccCAGTCTTTCTCTCCTTCGCCTGGCCCTTCTGCTGATGTGCAACTGGCAACTCTGGCTCAGAGAGTCAAGGAAGTTTTACCCCATGTGCCACTGGGCGTCATCCAGAGAGACCTGGGTATGGGAAAGG ccaGAACTGGCTGTGTAGACCTGACCATTACTAATCTGCTTGAGGGGGCTGTGGCTTTCATGCCTGAAGACATCACCGAGGGAACCCAGTCCCTTTCAACAGCTCCTACCCCCAAG ttccccagctctggctcgGCGACACCTCAGCCCACAACCCTAACATTTGCCAAGTCTTCCTGGGCCCGGCAGGAGAGCCTGCAGGAACGCAAGCAGGCACTATATGAATATGCAAGAAG GAGATTCAAAGAGAGACAGGCCCAGGAGGCTGACTGA